One stretch of Zingiber officinale cultivar Zhangliang chromosome 6B, Zo_v1.1, whole genome shotgun sequence DNA includes these proteins:
- the LOC121993086 gene encoding probable LRR receptor-like serine/threonine-protein kinase At1g56140 isoform X1 translates to MVVCESHDSLPRVQLLFFFILPLLLLQGRVAAQVNATTDPNEVLALNTILERLGLSTSSQWNFNDNPCTGVAIDQTPINNLNPGIKCDCTYNNNNTCHITHLKVYALNVYGLVPEELQNLPYLFDLNLAQNYLTGSLPAVLGNLTNLQYLSLGINALSGPIPPQLGNLRRLVSLSISNNYFNGSVPPEFGNLRNLEQWYMDSSGLSGELPQNLSNLRNLHTVWASDNNFIGRIPDYIGTWTNLTILRFQGNSFQGPIPPSFANLIQMIDLRIGDILNGSSSLDFISNMTSLSTLVLRNNKISDTIPLNFQPYNGLTFLDLSFNNITGQVPQSLFNLRSLAFLFLGNNSLTGSLPRQKSTALMNMYCASIDRSSIMILIQHATLFICRDLSYNQLSGSYPSWVSQGNLQLNLVANNFVIDDSNNSNLPSGLNCLQRSIPCHRGSPIYSSFAIECGGSRVIRSSDNTVYEIDNANLTTASYYVTDSTRWAVSSVGHFMDAAAPSYVRASQSEFLGTRDTELFLTARLSPSSLRYYGLGLENGNYTIKLQFAEIAYPDVFPDFPDLATWQSLGTRLFNIYIQDDLKERDFDIRKQAGGRSIVAVSKEYTVLVTDNFLEIHFFWSGKGTCCLPTQGSYGPLISSISVSPAFTPTVSNRLPSSKKNRAGLIAGISVGVLVLGLLALCGVIFIRQRKRILNEEAVLTGLDVKPFVFSYAELRAATEDFSSSNILGEGGFGLVFKGILSNGRKVAVKKLSTTSHQGKGQFLTEIATISAVQHRNLVKLHGCCVDEENQILVYEYLENRSLDQIIFGKRDLHLDWPNRFNILLGVAKGLAYLHEESIVRIVHRDVKASNILLDVDLNPKISDFGLAKLYDDKISHISTKVAGTFGYLAPEYALRGHLTEKADVFAFGVLALEVVSGRPNSDRLDHETVYLLEWAWNLLEDNRKLEAVDRSLASFDEEEINRVIGVALLCTQASPAHRPPMSRVVAMLVGDQEIMDVTERPSYLLLWQCAENSDASYRRHVTERPSFPLWSTDSVKTRILSVQSTGDCSIDEGR, encoded by the exons ATGGTGGTGTGCGAATCCCATGACTCTTTGCCGAGAGTTCAGCTGCTGTTCTTCTTCATCCTTCCTCTGCTCCTCTTGCAAGGGAGGGTTGCAGCTCAAGTCAACGCTACAACAGACCCAAACGAAG TTTTAGCACTGAACACTATCCTAGAGAGATTGGGTTTGAGCACATCATCTCAGTGGAATTTCAACGATAACCCATGCACTGGTGTTGCCATCGATCAAACTCCAATTAATAATCTCAACCCTGGAATCAAATGTGACTGTACttacaacaacaataacacttGCCATATCACTCATCT GAAGGTTTATGCCTTAAATGTGTATGGACTTGTCCCCGAAGAGCTACAAAACCTACCCTACCTCTTTGATTT AAATTTAGCGCAAAATTACTTGACTGGATCTCTACCAGCTGTCCTAGGAAATTTGACTAACCTGCAATACTT AAGTCTAGGCATTAATGCCTTATCGGGGCCAATACCGCCGCAACTTGGGAACCTTCGAAGACTCGTCTCATT GAGTATTTCAAATAATTACTTCAACGGTTCAGTCCCTCCTGAGTTTGGAAATCTCAGAAACTTAGAACAATG GTACATGGATAGTTCTGGACTTAGTGGCGAGCTACCACAAAATCTATCCAATCTCAGAAACCTACACACAGT GTGGGCTTCAGACAATAATTTCATCGGAAGAATACCTGATTACATTGGAACATGGACAAACCTGACAATCTT GAGGTTCCAAGGCAACTCCTTTCAAGGTCCAATTCCTCCAAGCTTTGCCAACCTAATTCAAATGATCGATTT GAGAATAGGTGATATCTTGAATGGGAGCTCTTCATTAGACTTCATTAGTAATATGACATCTCTAAGCACCTT GGTACTAAGGAACAACAAGATCTCTGATACAATTCCATTGAACTTTCAGCCATACAATGGATTGACTTTTTT AGATCTGAGCTTTAACAATATAACTGGCCAAGTTCCTCAGTCGCTCTTCAATCTGAGATCACTTGCTTTCTT ATTTCTTGGTAACAACAGCCTCACGGGTTCCTTACCTCGGCAAAAGAGCACTGCACTAATGAACATGTATTGTGCCTCTATTGATCGGAGTTCCATTATGATCCTAATTCAGCATGCCACTTTGTTTATTTGCAGAGATTTATCATACAATCAGTTATCAGGAAGCTATCCATCTTGGGTTAGCCAAGGAAACTTGCAATT GAATTTGGTGGCAAACAATTTTGTGATTGATGATTCCAACAATAG CAACTTGCCTTCAGGGTTGAACTGTCTTCAGCGCAGTATTCCATGCCATCGTGGTTCCCCAATCT ATTCATCCTTTGCGATCGAGTGTGGTGGCAGTAGAGTAATAAGATCTTCTGATAACACTGTCTATGAGATTGATAACGCAAATCTGACAACTGCATCATACTATGTGACTGATTCAACCAGATGGGCAGTTAGCAGTGTTGGGCACTTTATGGATGCAGCTGCTCCTTCTTATGTGAGGGCCAGCCAATCTGAATTTCTTGGTACTCGAGACACAGAATTGTTTCTAACTGCAAGGTTGTCTCCATCTTCACTAAGATATTACGGTCTTGGTCTTGAGAATGGAAACTATACCATTAAGCTTCAATTTGCGGAGATTGCGTACCCTGACGTGTTCCCTGACTTCCCTGACTTGGCTACTTGGCAAAGCTTGGGTACAAGGCTCTTCAATATTTATATTCAG GATGatctaaaagagagagattttgatATAAGAAAGCAGGCTGGTGGCAGGTCCATTGTAGCTGTATCAAAGGAGTACACAGTTCTAGTGACGGATAATTTCCTCGAAATTCATTTCTTTTGGTCCGGCAAGGGTACCTGCTGTTTACCAACACAAGGATCCTATGGCCCGTTGATTTCATCTATAAGTGTATCTCCTG CCTTCACTCCTACCGTATCAAACAGACTGCCAAGTTCAAAGAAAAACCGTGCCGGTTTGATTGCGGGTATTTCAGTTGGAGTTCTTGTTCTAGGATTGTTGGCTCTATGTGGAGTTATTTTCATCAGACAGAGAAAAAGAATATTAAATGAGGAAGCAG TGTTAACAGGACTAGATGTGAAACCTTTCGTCTTCAGTTATGCTGAGCTAAGGGCTGCAACTGAAGACTTCAGTTCCTCTAACATATTGGGGGAGGGAGGATTTGGCCTAGTGTTTAAG GGAATACTGAGCAATGGAAGAAAAGTAGCTGTTAAGAAACTCTCAACCACGTCTCATCAAGGAAAGGGTCAGTTCTTAACAGAGATTGCAACTATATCTGCTGTGCAGCATCGAAACCTTGTAAAATTACACGGTTGTTGTGTCGATGAAGAAAATCAGATTTTGGTGTATGAGTACCTAGAAAACCGTAGCCTTGATCAAATAATTTTTG GGAAGAGAGATTTGCATCTTGATTGGCCAAACCGTTTCAATATATTATTGGGTGTAGCAAAAGGTTTAGCTTATCTCCACGAGGAATCAATTGTTCGAATTGTGCATAGAGATGTCAAAGCTAGTAATATTCTACTCGATGTTGATCTTAACCCGAaaatctcagatttcggtctagCTAAGCTCTACGACGACAAGATTTCTCACATTAGCACAAAGGTTGCTGGTACATT TGGCTATCTGGCACCGGAGTATGCTCTGAGAGGGCATCTTACAGAGAAAGCTGATGTCTTTGCTTTCGGAGTGCTAGCATTGGAGGTTGTTAGCGGAAGACCCAACTCTGATCGACTTGATCACGAGACAGTTTATCTTCTTGAATGG GCCTGGAATCTACTCGAGGACAATCGAAAATTAGAGGCGGTGGATCGAAGCTTAGCATCATTTGACGAGGAAGAGATCAACCGGGTCATTGGAGTAGCTCTACTTTGTACCCAAGCATCACCGGCGCATCGACCACCGATGTCTAGGGTCGTGGCTATGCTTGTAGGGGATCAAGAAATCATGGATGTGACCGAGAGGCCTTCCTATTTGCTCCTGTGGCAATGTGCCGAGAATTCTGATGCTTCATACCGAAGGCATGTAACAGAGCGACCTAGCTTTCCATTATGGAG
- the LOC121993086 gene encoding probable LRR receptor-like serine/threonine-protein kinase At1g56140 isoform X3, which yields MVVCESHDSLPRVQLLFFFILPLLLLQGRVAAQVNATTDPNEVLALNTILERLGLSTSSQWNFNDNPCTGVAIDQTPINNLNPGIKCDCTYNNNNTCHITHLKVYALNVYGLVPEELQNLPYLFDLNLAQNYLTGSLPAVLGNLTNLQYLSLGINALSGPIPPQLGNLRRLVSLSISNNYFNGSVPPEFGNLRNLEQWYMDSSGLSGELPQNLSNLRNLHTVWASDNNFIGRIPDYIGTWTNLTILRFQGNSFQGPIPPSFANLIQMIDLRIGDILNGSSSLDFISNMTSLSTLVLRNNKISDTIPLNFQPYNGLTFLDLSFNNITGQVPQSLFNLRSLAFLFLGNNSLTGSLPRQKSTALMNMYCASIDRSSIMILIQHATLFICRDLSYNQLSGSYPSWVSQGNLQLNLVANNFVIDDSNNSNLPSGLNCLQRSIPCHRGSPIYSSFAIECGGSRVIRSSDNTVYEIDNANLTTASYYVTDSTRWAVSSVGHFMDAAAPSYVRASQSEFLGTRDTELFLTARLSPSSLRYYGLGLENGNYTIKLQFAEIAYPDVFPDFPDLATWQSLGTRLFNIYIQDDLKERDFDIRKQAGGRSIVAVSKEYTVLVTDNFLEIHFFWSGKGTCCLPTQGSYGPLISSISVSPAFTPTVSNRLPSSKKNRAGLIAGISVGVLVLGLLALCGVIFIRQRKRILNEEAVLTGLDVKPFVFSYAELRAATEDFSSSNILGEGGFGLVFKGILSNGRKVAVKKLSTTSHQGKGQFLTEIATISAVQHRNLVKLHGCCVDEENQILVYEYLENRSLDQIIFVQGREICILIGQTVSIYYWV from the exons ATGGTGGTGTGCGAATCCCATGACTCTTTGCCGAGAGTTCAGCTGCTGTTCTTCTTCATCCTTCCTCTGCTCCTCTTGCAAGGGAGGGTTGCAGCTCAAGTCAACGCTACAACAGACCCAAACGAAG TTTTAGCACTGAACACTATCCTAGAGAGATTGGGTTTGAGCACATCATCTCAGTGGAATTTCAACGATAACCCATGCACTGGTGTTGCCATCGATCAAACTCCAATTAATAATCTCAACCCTGGAATCAAATGTGACTGTACttacaacaacaataacacttGCCATATCACTCATCT GAAGGTTTATGCCTTAAATGTGTATGGACTTGTCCCCGAAGAGCTACAAAACCTACCCTACCTCTTTGATTT AAATTTAGCGCAAAATTACTTGACTGGATCTCTACCAGCTGTCCTAGGAAATTTGACTAACCTGCAATACTT AAGTCTAGGCATTAATGCCTTATCGGGGCCAATACCGCCGCAACTTGGGAACCTTCGAAGACTCGTCTCATT GAGTATTTCAAATAATTACTTCAACGGTTCAGTCCCTCCTGAGTTTGGAAATCTCAGAAACTTAGAACAATG GTACATGGATAGTTCTGGACTTAGTGGCGAGCTACCACAAAATCTATCCAATCTCAGAAACCTACACACAGT GTGGGCTTCAGACAATAATTTCATCGGAAGAATACCTGATTACATTGGAACATGGACAAACCTGACAATCTT GAGGTTCCAAGGCAACTCCTTTCAAGGTCCAATTCCTCCAAGCTTTGCCAACCTAATTCAAATGATCGATTT GAGAATAGGTGATATCTTGAATGGGAGCTCTTCATTAGACTTCATTAGTAATATGACATCTCTAAGCACCTT GGTACTAAGGAACAACAAGATCTCTGATACAATTCCATTGAACTTTCAGCCATACAATGGATTGACTTTTTT AGATCTGAGCTTTAACAATATAACTGGCCAAGTTCCTCAGTCGCTCTTCAATCTGAGATCACTTGCTTTCTT ATTTCTTGGTAACAACAGCCTCACGGGTTCCTTACCTCGGCAAAAGAGCACTGCACTAATGAACATGTATTGTGCCTCTATTGATCGGAGTTCCATTATGATCCTAATTCAGCATGCCACTTTGTTTATTTGCAGAGATTTATCATACAATCAGTTATCAGGAAGCTATCCATCTTGGGTTAGCCAAGGAAACTTGCAATT GAATTTGGTGGCAAACAATTTTGTGATTGATGATTCCAACAATAG CAACTTGCCTTCAGGGTTGAACTGTCTTCAGCGCAGTATTCCATGCCATCGTGGTTCCCCAATCT ATTCATCCTTTGCGATCGAGTGTGGTGGCAGTAGAGTAATAAGATCTTCTGATAACACTGTCTATGAGATTGATAACGCAAATCTGACAACTGCATCATACTATGTGACTGATTCAACCAGATGGGCAGTTAGCAGTGTTGGGCACTTTATGGATGCAGCTGCTCCTTCTTATGTGAGGGCCAGCCAATCTGAATTTCTTGGTACTCGAGACACAGAATTGTTTCTAACTGCAAGGTTGTCTCCATCTTCACTAAGATATTACGGTCTTGGTCTTGAGAATGGAAACTATACCATTAAGCTTCAATTTGCGGAGATTGCGTACCCTGACGTGTTCCCTGACTTCCCTGACTTGGCTACTTGGCAAAGCTTGGGTACAAGGCTCTTCAATATTTATATTCAG GATGatctaaaagagagagattttgatATAAGAAAGCAGGCTGGTGGCAGGTCCATTGTAGCTGTATCAAAGGAGTACACAGTTCTAGTGACGGATAATTTCCTCGAAATTCATTTCTTTTGGTCCGGCAAGGGTACCTGCTGTTTACCAACACAAGGATCCTATGGCCCGTTGATTTCATCTATAAGTGTATCTCCTG CCTTCACTCCTACCGTATCAAACAGACTGCCAAGTTCAAAGAAAAACCGTGCCGGTTTGATTGCGGGTATTTCAGTTGGAGTTCTTGTTCTAGGATTGTTGGCTCTATGTGGAGTTATTTTCATCAGACAGAGAAAAAGAATATTAAATGAGGAAGCAG TGTTAACAGGACTAGATGTGAAACCTTTCGTCTTCAGTTATGCTGAGCTAAGGGCTGCAACTGAAGACTTCAGTTCCTCTAACATATTGGGGGAGGGAGGATTTGGCCTAGTGTTTAAG GGAATACTGAGCAATGGAAGAAAAGTAGCTGTTAAGAAACTCTCAACCACGTCTCATCAAGGAAAGGGTCAGTTCTTAACAGAGATTGCAACTATATCTGCTGTGCAGCATCGAAACCTTGTAAAATTACACGGTTGTTGTGTCGATGAAGAAAATCAGATTTTGGTGTATGAGTACCTAGAAAACCGTAGCCTTGATCAAATAATTTTTG TGCAGGGAAGAGAGATTTGCATCTTGATTGGCCAAACCGTTTCAATATATTATTGGGTGTAG
- the LOC121993086 gene encoding probable LRR receptor-like serine/threonine-protein kinase At1g56140 isoform X2, with protein sequence MVVCESHDSLPRVQLLFFFILPLLLLQGRVAAQVNATTDPNEVLALNTILERLGLSTSSQWNFNDNPCTGVAIDQTPINNLNPGIKCDCTYNNNNTCHITHLKVYALNVYGLVPEELQNLPYLFDLNLAQNYLTGSLPAVLGNLTNLQYLSLGINALSGPIPPQLGNLRRLVSLSISNNYFNGSVPPEFGNLRNLEQWYMDSSGLSGELPQNLSNLRNLHTVWASDNNFIGRIPDYIGTWTNLTILRFQGNSFQGPIPPSFANLIQMIDLRIGDILNGSSSLDFISNMTSLSTLVLRNNKISDTIPLNFQPYNGLTFLDLSFNNITGQVPQSLFNLRSLAFLFLGNNSLTGSLPRQKSTALMNIDLSYNQLSGSYPSWVSQGNLQLNLVANNFVIDDSNNSNLPSGLNCLQRSIPCHRGSPIYSSFAIECGGSRVIRSSDNTVYEIDNANLTTASYYVTDSTRWAVSSVGHFMDAAAPSYVRASQSEFLGTRDTELFLTARLSPSSLRYYGLGLENGNYTIKLQFAEIAYPDVFPDFPDLATWQSLGTRLFNIYIQDDLKERDFDIRKQAGGRSIVAVSKEYTVLVTDNFLEIHFFWSGKGTCCLPTQGSYGPLISSISVSPAFTPTVSNRLPSSKKNRAGLIAGISVGVLVLGLLALCGVIFIRQRKRILNEEAVLTGLDVKPFVFSYAELRAATEDFSSSNILGEGGFGLVFKGILSNGRKVAVKKLSTTSHQGKGQFLTEIATISAVQHRNLVKLHGCCVDEENQILVYEYLENRSLDQIIFGKRDLHLDWPNRFNILLGVAKGLAYLHEESIVRIVHRDVKASNILLDVDLNPKISDFGLAKLYDDKISHISTKVAGTFGYLAPEYALRGHLTEKADVFAFGVLALEVVSGRPNSDRLDHETVYLLEWAWNLLEDNRKLEAVDRSLASFDEEEINRVIGVALLCTQASPAHRPPMSRVVAMLVGDQEIMDVTERPSYLLLWQCAENSDASYRRHVTERPSFPLWSTDSVKTRILSVQSTGDCSIDEGR encoded by the exons ATGGTGGTGTGCGAATCCCATGACTCTTTGCCGAGAGTTCAGCTGCTGTTCTTCTTCATCCTTCCTCTGCTCCTCTTGCAAGGGAGGGTTGCAGCTCAAGTCAACGCTACAACAGACCCAAACGAAG TTTTAGCACTGAACACTATCCTAGAGAGATTGGGTTTGAGCACATCATCTCAGTGGAATTTCAACGATAACCCATGCACTGGTGTTGCCATCGATCAAACTCCAATTAATAATCTCAACCCTGGAATCAAATGTGACTGTACttacaacaacaataacacttGCCATATCACTCATCT GAAGGTTTATGCCTTAAATGTGTATGGACTTGTCCCCGAAGAGCTACAAAACCTACCCTACCTCTTTGATTT AAATTTAGCGCAAAATTACTTGACTGGATCTCTACCAGCTGTCCTAGGAAATTTGACTAACCTGCAATACTT AAGTCTAGGCATTAATGCCTTATCGGGGCCAATACCGCCGCAACTTGGGAACCTTCGAAGACTCGTCTCATT GAGTATTTCAAATAATTACTTCAACGGTTCAGTCCCTCCTGAGTTTGGAAATCTCAGAAACTTAGAACAATG GTACATGGATAGTTCTGGACTTAGTGGCGAGCTACCACAAAATCTATCCAATCTCAGAAACCTACACACAGT GTGGGCTTCAGACAATAATTTCATCGGAAGAATACCTGATTACATTGGAACATGGACAAACCTGACAATCTT GAGGTTCCAAGGCAACTCCTTTCAAGGTCCAATTCCTCCAAGCTTTGCCAACCTAATTCAAATGATCGATTT GAGAATAGGTGATATCTTGAATGGGAGCTCTTCATTAGACTTCATTAGTAATATGACATCTCTAAGCACCTT GGTACTAAGGAACAACAAGATCTCTGATACAATTCCATTGAACTTTCAGCCATACAATGGATTGACTTTTTT AGATCTGAGCTTTAACAATATAACTGGCCAAGTTCCTCAGTCGCTCTTCAATCTGAGATCACTTGCTTTCTT ATTTCTTGGTAACAACAGCCTCACGGGTTCCTTACCTCGGCAAAAGAGCACTGCACTAATGAACAT AGATTTATCATACAATCAGTTATCAGGAAGCTATCCATCTTGGGTTAGCCAAGGAAACTTGCAATT GAATTTGGTGGCAAACAATTTTGTGATTGATGATTCCAACAATAG CAACTTGCCTTCAGGGTTGAACTGTCTTCAGCGCAGTATTCCATGCCATCGTGGTTCCCCAATCT ATTCATCCTTTGCGATCGAGTGTGGTGGCAGTAGAGTAATAAGATCTTCTGATAACACTGTCTATGAGATTGATAACGCAAATCTGACAACTGCATCATACTATGTGACTGATTCAACCAGATGGGCAGTTAGCAGTGTTGGGCACTTTATGGATGCAGCTGCTCCTTCTTATGTGAGGGCCAGCCAATCTGAATTTCTTGGTACTCGAGACACAGAATTGTTTCTAACTGCAAGGTTGTCTCCATCTTCACTAAGATATTACGGTCTTGGTCTTGAGAATGGAAACTATACCATTAAGCTTCAATTTGCGGAGATTGCGTACCCTGACGTGTTCCCTGACTTCCCTGACTTGGCTACTTGGCAAAGCTTGGGTACAAGGCTCTTCAATATTTATATTCAG GATGatctaaaagagagagattttgatATAAGAAAGCAGGCTGGTGGCAGGTCCATTGTAGCTGTATCAAAGGAGTACACAGTTCTAGTGACGGATAATTTCCTCGAAATTCATTTCTTTTGGTCCGGCAAGGGTACCTGCTGTTTACCAACACAAGGATCCTATGGCCCGTTGATTTCATCTATAAGTGTATCTCCTG CCTTCACTCCTACCGTATCAAACAGACTGCCAAGTTCAAAGAAAAACCGTGCCGGTTTGATTGCGGGTATTTCAGTTGGAGTTCTTGTTCTAGGATTGTTGGCTCTATGTGGAGTTATTTTCATCAGACAGAGAAAAAGAATATTAAATGAGGAAGCAG TGTTAACAGGACTAGATGTGAAACCTTTCGTCTTCAGTTATGCTGAGCTAAGGGCTGCAACTGAAGACTTCAGTTCCTCTAACATATTGGGGGAGGGAGGATTTGGCCTAGTGTTTAAG GGAATACTGAGCAATGGAAGAAAAGTAGCTGTTAAGAAACTCTCAACCACGTCTCATCAAGGAAAGGGTCAGTTCTTAACAGAGATTGCAACTATATCTGCTGTGCAGCATCGAAACCTTGTAAAATTACACGGTTGTTGTGTCGATGAAGAAAATCAGATTTTGGTGTATGAGTACCTAGAAAACCGTAGCCTTGATCAAATAATTTTTG GGAAGAGAGATTTGCATCTTGATTGGCCAAACCGTTTCAATATATTATTGGGTGTAGCAAAAGGTTTAGCTTATCTCCACGAGGAATCAATTGTTCGAATTGTGCATAGAGATGTCAAAGCTAGTAATATTCTACTCGATGTTGATCTTAACCCGAaaatctcagatttcggtctagCTAAGCTCTACGACGACAAGATTTCTCACATTAGCACAAAGGTTGCTGGTACATT TGGCTATCTGGCACCGGAGTATGCTCTGAGAGGGCATCTTACAGAGAAAGCTGATGTCTTTGCTTTCGGAGTGCTAGCATTGGAGGTTGTTAGCGGAAGACCCAACTCTGATCGACTTGATCACGAGACAGTTTATCTTCTTGAATGG GCCTGGAATCTACTCGAGGACAATCGAAAATTAGAGGCGGTGGATCGAAGCTTAGCATCATTTGACGAGGAAGAGATCAACCGGGTCATTGGAGTAGCTCTACTTTGTACCCAAGCATCACCGGCGCATCGACCACCGATGTCTAGGGTCGTGGCTATGCTTGTAGGGGATCAAGAAATCATGGATGTGACCGAGAGGCCTTCCTATTTGCTCCTGTGGCAATGTGCCGAGAATTCTGATGCTTCATACCGAAGGCATGTAACAGAGCGACCTAGCTTTCCATTATGGAG